The genomic segment cagctctaaccctaaccctagcacgaaccctaacccgagctcaaaccctaaccctagtctaaccctagctctagccctagtctaaccctagctctaaccctagctctagccctaaccctagcgctaaccctaaccctagctccagctctaaccctaaccctagctccagctctaaccctagctccagctctaaccctaaccctagtctaaccctaaccctaaccctaactccagctctaaccctagctccagctctaaccctaaccctagctccagctctaaccccaaccctagcacgaaccctaacccgagctcaaaccctaaccctagtctaaccctagctctagccctagtctaaccctagctctaaccctagctctagccctaaccctaaccctagcgctaaccctaaccctagctccagctctaaccctaaccctaaccctagctccagctccagctctaaccctagctccagctctaaccctaaccctagtctaaccctaaccctaaccctaactccagctctaaccctagctccagctctaaccctaaccctagctccagctctaaccccaaccctagcacgaaccctaacccgagctcaaaccctaaccctagtctaaccctagctctagccctagtctaaccctagctctaaccctagctctagccctagccctagcgctaaccctaaccctagctccagctctaaccctaaccctaaccctagctccagctctaaccctagctccagctctaaccctaaccctagtctaaccctaaccctaaccctagctctagccctaaccctagtctaaccctaaccctagtctaaccctagctctaaccctaaccctagctccagctctaaccccaaccctaaccctaacccgagctctaaccctaaccctagtctaaccctaaccctagctctagccctagtctaaccctagctctaaccctaaccctagtctaaccctaaccctagctctagccctaaccctagtctaaccctagctctaaccctaaccctaactccagctctaaccctagctccagctctaaccctaaccctagctccagctctaaccccaaccctagcacgaaccctaacccgagctcaaaccctaaccctagtctaaccctagctctagccctagtctaaccctagctctaaccctagctctagccctaaccctagcgctaaccctaaccctagctccagctctaaccctaaccctaaccctagctccagctccagctctaaccctagctccagctctaaccctaaccctagtctaaccctaaccctaaccctaactccagctctaaccctagctccagctctaaccctaaccctagctccagctctaaccccaaccctagcacgaaccctaacccgagctcaaaccctaaccctagtctaaccctagctctagccctagtctaaccctagctctaaccctagctctagccctagccctagcgctaaccctaaccctagctccagctctaaccctaaccctaaccctagctccagctctaaccctagctccagctctaaccctaaccctagtctaaccctaaccctaaccctagctctagccctaaccctagtctaaccctaaccctagtctaaccctagctctaaccctaaccctagctccagctctaaccccaaccctaaccctaacccgagctctaaccctaaccctagtctaaccctaaccctagctctagccctagtctaaccctagctctaaccctaaccctagtctaaccctaaccctagctctagccctaaccctagtctaaccctagctctaaccctaaccctaactccagctctaaccctagctccagctctaaccctaaccctagctccagctctaaccccaaccctagcacgaaccctaacccgagctcaaaccctaaccctagtctaaccctagctctagccctagtctaaccctagctctaaccctagctctagccctaaccctagcgctaaccctaaccctagctccagctctaaccctaaccctaaccctagctccagctccagctctaaccctagctccagctctaaccctaaccctagtctaaccctaaccctaactccagctctaaccctagctccagctctaaccctaaccctagctccagctctaaccccaaccctagcacgaaccctaacccgagctcaaaccctaaccctagtctaaccctagctctagccctagtctaaccctagctctaaccctagctctagccctaaccctaaccctagcgctaaccctaaccctagctccagctctaaccctaaccctagctccagctccagctctaaccctagctccagctctaaccctaaccctagtctaaccctaaccctaaccctaactccagctctaaccctagctccagctctaaccctaaccctagctccagctctaaccccaaccctagcacgaaccctaacccgagctcaaaccctaaccctagtctaaccctagctctagccctagtctaaccctagctctaaccctagctctagccctaaccctagcgctaaccctaaccctagctccagctctaaccctaaccctaaccctaaccctagctccagctccagctctaaccctagctccagctctaaccctaaccctagtctaaccctaaccctaaccctagctctagccctaaccctagtctaaccctaaccctagtctaaccctagctctaaccctaaccctagctccagctctaacccgagctctaaccctaaccctagtctaaccctaaccctagctctagccctagtctaaccctagctctaaccctaaccctagtctaaccctaaccctagctctagccctaaccctagtctaaccctagctctaaccctaactccagctctaaccctagctccagctctaaccctaaccctagctccagctctaaccccaacccgaaccctaacccgagctcaaaccctaacccgagctccagctctaaccctagctccagctctaaccccaaccctaacccgagctctaaccccaaccctagcacgaaccctaacccgagctcgaaccctagctccagctctcacCCTAGCTCCatctctaaccctaaccctagctctaaccctagggTTAgtgctctaaccctaaactaggggtgtccaaactttttgcaaggagggccataTTTAGTAACgtgggccgtagtttggataCCCCTACCCTAAACCCTAGCTCTAAGATTTAGGGAGGTGTATGGTTATGTGGGGTAGCACACGAGCAATTGTCTTGAGAAAATTTCTATGATAAAATTTTTAGGCCCCACTGAGATTTGAACCCGTGTCCCTGGGGTGAGAGCCCAGAGCGCTAACCACTTCACTATGGAAGCCTCACTCACACTACCTGGAATagatatggttttatggagtaGCTCACAAGtgaatattttcgcggaccggcctttatatgaataaataatacatttatgataaatatataaatacgatgaaataaaatgatagtcgtatttctttcttttagtcgttttttttttagtttttccttgctctCTTGGGACCTTAaaatcaggggatgctttgagaataattgtcaatgatatatatatatgcatatatatgtgtCTTTGGTGACATTATGTACTGTAAATCCGTGTCGTTTACAAGCTTCTACCCAGCGAAAGCATTTCTCTCGGTTCTTCCACGGCTTTGGGAAAGATATGAAGAAAAGTCCCCTCATATGATCCCGGTCAGCATATCGCGAGTCGCTCCGGCAGACACCAAAGCAGCAGTGATTTGTTGCAACcgttaatgttatttttgaccaaaaagaaaatagcgaGTTAGTCCTTTGCGTTGTTCACTACCTGTGCTGCTCTTGTGTTTGTCCGAAAACGCCACGGCCGCGGCGCATGCGCAGTTCGCTGTTCTAAAAAGTTCATATGatttcaaccagtaggtgtcagtaatgccaattgaagctggtgccacctcgccgtaaaaaaaaaaacgaagaaaatgacgtcacttcccgttcacgaacgagtcgtgaattgcatttccgcccaaaaaataaaaacaaggaataaaacaccagacaagttttaacaggtttttaatatttattaaaataataataaaagtaaatttcaaaccagcaatctgtGAAATTGCATtagatatacatacacatattgtcatataaagcagttaaccaaatgtctgatttttatgttttaattggcgaatataaaaacaaggaataaaacaccagacaagttttaacataaatgtttattaaaaataatattaaaagtaaatttcaaaccagcaatccaatgagAAATttcagtagatatattggataacaatgtTTAGGCgtgtatatgcatacacgttatttaaaaactactataagccACAGCGtctaccagctcagtggccttgtGTTAGAGTGTCTGCCCTGAGATTGGGAGGTcatgggttcaaaccccggccgggtcataccggagactataaaaatggtacCCAGTtcttccctgcttggcactcagtgtAAGGGGTTGAAATGGGgctccgctgctgctcacgatcattttaattgataaaatcaagattacccaaagagaagccttatctccccgtttttgcataacggcgcatcccttcatgcaataaagttagccgttcgcttggagaaaacgtgcataaaagaagtggtgagtggttctttgtttctttgtgtgtcttgacatatgaagggattgacaataaagctgactttgactttctttccttAGCAAATGGTAAATccacattctggcttacatagtccacgccaggagggagacgcaacacgttcactgactgatccgttgatgcacgggaaggaaggcagttgactcgttcgcgaacgggaaaggcAGGATTCATTCCCTCATTGATCCGTtgtcgcgatgaactggaaatgcaaatcactcactgactcgttgaCCCACAGCTCCGTTCAGTTGGccaacgggaaatgcaattcacgactcgttcgtgaacgggaagtgacgtcattttcttcttcgttttgttttacggcgaggtggcaccagcttcaatgggcattactgacacctactggttgaagtcatatgaactgaaaaaagaacgaatcactgtatgaagtgattcgttctgaAAAGAGTCGTTCTTTTGAACtcatcgttcactcacgagccaacactagtcAGTTGTGAGTTGGGTTTGTTTGGTTGTCCTCCTCGGTGTGGAGCGTAGTCCGTCCACTTTCTCTTCCATCTTTCTgtcttgttttctctttttgatCTGCAGACATGAAGCTTGCAGCTCTTGTGGTCATCCTCTGGCATGTTTGGAGCGCAGCTTCATCTCATCCTAAACCATCTTGTCGCTATCCTCCGTCTCAGTGGTGTCGCTCCTTGGAGATTGCTGTTGAATGCAAGGTGAGTGTGGCTATTACAATACAGACGGACACTTTTGATTCATTGCAATGTTTGACTTATTATTAAGAGTGGATCTTGAAGTGGTGGGAAATAACCAAGTAGAATTTCTGACTGACTTCaagtagcatttttttcccaggtaCAAtgtttatcctttttttttatttttattttatttttttttttagggggtggGGTAAAATACCCAAAGTTGGGTCAGACCATCTCCAAATTTCTGGGTtgggaggggtgtgtgtgtgaaaattaTCCAAGGGTTGCCAATCTGTAAAATGAGAGTCATGCCTCAGATATTTTAGGCCTGAATTACTTCTGCATGTGACGAGATGGGCTGctctggttaaaaaaatgagaCTTCAACctgaatgtttttgtctgtgGTGGTTGGCAcaaaatttcaaacaaaacttGTGTCATGTGTAATTTGCGTCACTTCTCCCCCACACTTGTGTGGATTTCGTCCACGGTAATCCAGTTTCCTACCACATACCGAAAATATTTGATGTGAATTGAAAACGCCAAGTTATTCATGAGTGGCTTTGGCTTGCCTAATTGGCTCTGATCAGATCTAATTCAATGACTCGTGatcaaaacatgtttgttgtgTCCTTCTGTAATACTGTAGGTGCAGAAGCAGTGTATGGAACTAAGTGCCATACGTCCCAAGGAGCCAGCTCTTCCTGTGTCTGTCAGGCTTTACTACGAGAGTCTCTGTCCAGCCTGCAGAGTGTTCATCAGTCAGCAGCTCTTCCCTACCTGGTCCATGCTGCAGGACATCATGAAGGTCACGCTGGTACCGTATGGCAACGCTAAGGTGCGCCAGTCTGTTTCTTGGTGACAAGGAAATCATTTCACTTCAGAATTGTTCTTGCAGGAGCTGGTGTTGGGAAATACTACCTTCACCTGCCAGCATGGGGAGCCAGAATGTCATGGAAACGTGATTGAGGTTTAATCAATTTAATTGTatgttataaatgtatttaatcaTAACCAACCTGTTATTCAACAAGttaaagtaataaaaaaatatctgaaaaaataaataaaatattcatagcAGTTAACCACTTATTTTGTGACAAATGATCAGATagaatttttcacttttttgtcattgtaatTTAATCATCATGATCATTTtgtattaaattatttaataaaacattgttaaatgcattttttaaaatatatttgaatcatttatttgaattcacCTTTTACTCCTCCCCTCAGGCCTGCATTCTCCATTTGAGTGGCCCCACTGCTTTTCAGACCATCTACTGCATGGAATCCGCTGCCGATGTTGTCAGCGCAGCTCGGCCGGTGACTGCTTTCTTTGTGGGATTCAAAAACAGAAGTGAAAGTTCTAGCTTTcttctgcgtgcgtgcgtgcgtgtgtgttgtgtcgTCGTAGTGTCTTGAGATGCACGCCCCCGCCGTCTCCTGGGTTAGCATCGATTCCTGCGTTAAGGGAAGTCTGGGCCGTCGACTGATGCACACTAACGCGGTCATGACCAGAGCGCTCAGCCCTCCTCACACGCACGTCCCCTGGGTCACCTTCAATGGGGTaagagacacaaacacacgtcaTCAAGTCCAAAGATTGTGAAGGATGTCAAGAAATATGGATCAAAATATTTGGCAGGAATACACACAGGCGTATGAAGACAAGGCCATGTCTTCGCTCTTCCATTTGGTTTGCCAACTTTATACGGTGAGATATTGccgcattcttttttttgacattaTTTCAGCACATTGATTTTGTGTGATTTCAGGGAGTTAAGCCTCCAGCCTGCAACGGAGCCCCGGTGAGACTTGACAGAGGTTTCTGCTGAGGACGTCCGAAGCAACATGCGAGTCATACTAACAAATACATTGTGAGACTGAGccaatcatgaaaaaaatgaatttctttGTACTTTATTGGCATTTGCAGAACACCCTCAAATCCAGAAAAatcatttggttttctttccaaaatgtcGGAGTGGCAGATCAGCTGTATACATTGTATTTTGATCTTGAGGCTTAACATATGATTACAACATGACATACAATTAACTGttcttcccctttttttctttttacagtactcccccccccacacacacatacacactaaCAGACACATATGAATAATAGTATTCAAGAAAGTTGCATGATATGAGGCTGAGCAACATTACTAACATGATGCCAATGTGAGCTCAACACAAGAAGTGAGCAATAATACACATTTAATACTTTCTGGCACTAGTGTTTGAATATAAAGAACCATAGTGCTGAGTTTAACTCGCCAACCTTTCAACCCGAttgctgtatttttcttttctaattaAACTAATGAATTCTGGTGACTGGCTTTTCTATTTACAACATCCTGTGGTTCACTTTGGTTTCAGTGAGTCAAAACAGCACGTTGGTCCTTTAACATCCGTGGCCCAACATCCTAAGTCACATGATCagtgaaaaaaagtcacatgatgagtaaaaaaaaaaaaaaaaggctgatcAATAATGCtttctgtggtcatgaaatacTTTTTGACTAGTGTTTCCTACTACTGCCTGACCAGGAAGtgcaataaaatgtgtgtaGTGCTGGTTCACTTCCAATCTCTGTTGGCAACAATCATTCATCTACTgaatggacacacacacgagacaCAAAAAGTCTTCAAACTACACATTGTCAAGTCTCAGCTATCAGATTAGAAAAGCAGAGCACTGCTAAATTGTGCCAAAATGAATCGTTTTAAATAGTTATTTGTGGTAAAAACTATCACTATAAGTCAATGGTGTTGATAAAATGATCTATTTAAAATCTTTAATGTAAAAAGTTAGCATTGTAGGCTGGCAggtgtttgaaatatttttctgtattttgttttttaacatgaACAGCATTATTACAGTCAAGCGGTTAACTTCCAAACGGTGTCAatgttttctgtcttttttttttcattattttgaggTTTGTCATTAGAACTCTGCTActgcctttttgtgtgtgtgtgtgtgtgtgtgtgtgcaaaatgGAAACTTATTCTGTTCAATAATTATGCTTGCAAATCTTGTGTAGTGCCCACTAAAACAATATTAaagcaaataataaacaattgaGGTGACTTGATGTTTCACTGACAAGCAGGCACTGTGGTTCTGATGAGTTAAGATGTGAAGGCTGGAACACACcatgtattatttaaaaaaagta from the Syngnathus acus chromosome 4, fSynAcu1.2, whole genome shotgun sequence genome contains:
- the LOC119121849 gene encoding gamma-interferon-inducible lysosomal thiol reductase-like, with product MKLAALVVILWHVWSAASSHPKPSCRYPPSQWCRSLEIAVECKVQKQCMELSAIRPKEPALPVSVRLYYESLCPACRVFISQQLFPTWSMLQDIMKVTLVPYGNAKELVLGNTTFTCQHGEPECHGNVIEACILHLSGPTAFQTIYCMESAADVVSAARPCLEMHAPAVSWVSIDSCVKGSLGRRLMHTNAVMTRALSPPHTHVPWVTFNGEYTQAYEDKAMSSLFHLVCQLYTGVKPPACNGAPVRLDRGFC